Proteins from one Phocoena sinus isolate mPhoSin1 chromosome 8, mPhoSin1.pri, whole genome shotgun sequence genomic window:
- the LOC116758342 gene encoding LOW QUALITY PROTEIN: olfactory receptor 478 (The sequence of the model RefSeq protein was modified relative to this genomic sequence to represent the inferred CDS: inserted 1 base in 1 codon; deleted 3 bases in 2 codons), whose amino-acid sequence MDSQGHWNNTAMTGFILLGLTNDPILRVILFTIILCIYLVTICGNLSTVILIRISFQLHHPMYFFLSHLAFADIGYSSSVTPNMLASFLVERNTISYLGCAIQLGSVVFFGSTECFLLAAMVYDRFVAICSPLLYSTKMSTRVYVQLLTVAYVGGFLNACSFTICFYYLLFCGPNRVNHFFCDFAPLVELSCSNISIPAVVPSFTAGSIIVVTVIVIAISYIYILITILKMRSXKAFSTCTSHLTAVTLFYGTITFIYVMPKSSFSTDQNKVVSVLYTVVIPMLNPLIYSLRNSEINEALKRELC is encoded by the exons ATGGATTCCCAGGGGCATTGGAACAATACTGCAATGACAGGGTTCATTTTACTGGGCTTAACAAATGATCCGATTCTTCGAGTCATCCTCTTCACGATCATCCTTTGTATCTACCTGGTGACCATATGTGGCAATCTCAGCACAGTCATTCTTATCAGAATCTCTTTTCAGCTCCATCatcctatgtatttttttctgagccaCCTGGCCTTTGCTGACATAGGCTATTCATCTTCTGTTACACCCAATATGCTTGCCAGTTTCCTGGTGGAGAGAAATACCATCTCCTATCTTGGATGTGCCATTCAACTTGGTtcagttgttttctttgggtCAACTGAGTGCTTCCTTCTGGCTGCCATGGTATATGATCGCTTCGTGGCAATCTGCAGCCCACTGCTTTATTCCACCAAAATGTCCACACGAGTTTATGTTCAGTTACTCACAGTGGCTTATGTAGGTGGTTTTCTCAATGCTTGCTCTTTTACTATTTGCttctattatttacttttctgtggACCAAATCGAGtcaatcat tttttctgtgattttgcTCCTTTGGTTGAACTCTCCTGTTCTAATATCAGTATCCCCGCAGTTGTCCCCTCATTTACAGCTGGCTCCATCATTGTGGTCACGGTGATTGTCATAGCCATCTCCTACATCTACATCCTCATCACCATTCTGAAGATGCGCT ACAAGGCCTTCTCCACCTGCACGtctcacctcacagcagtcactCTGTTCTATGGGACCATCACATTCATTTATGTGATGCCCAAGTCCAGCTTCTCAACTGATCAGAACAAGGTGGTGTCT GTTCTCTACACGGTGGTGATCCCCATGTTGAACCCCCTCATCTACAGCTTGAGAAACAGTGAGATTAATGAGGCTCTGAAGAGAGAGCTTTGTTAA